In Arthrobacter sp. QXT-31, one genomic interval encodes:
- a CDS encoding glycosyltransferase family 4 protein, translated as MRIGLISAPWIPVPPPGYGGTERVVDSLARGFAAAGHDVLLAAPSDSTCPVPLAPRMRPSEPADLGLALSELSHIIRAYDGMTGVDIIHDHTLSGPLYAHRPAGIPVVTTIHIRLARQAADLYRAIGKTTGIIAISHDQVSRSPEVPVVRVIHHGMDVASVPVGKGTGGYLCFVGRLSPDKGILESIHIARAAGIPLRASARIQGPAEQGYFDDVIRPALGPDVEFMGQLSDAEKYELVGGAIAFLNPIQWPEPFGLVMIEALATGTPVVGTPAGAAPEIVEHGVTGYLGGVDQLAAFAAEAGGLSRQACRAAAEERFSSARMVADHLALYERILGGQAR; from the coding sequence ATGCGCATTGGACTGATATCGGCTCCGTGGATCCCGGTTCCGCCGCCGGGGTACGGCGGCACAGAACGGGTGGTGGACAGTCTTGCGCGCGGGTTCGCGGCGGCAGGGCATGACGTCCTGCTGGCCGCCCCTTCCGACAGCACCTGCCCCGTTCCCCTTGCCCCGCGGATGCGCCCCTCCGAACCGGCCGACCTGGGCCTCGCACTGTCTGAACTGAGCCACATCATTCGGGCCTACGACGGCATGACCGGCGTCGACATCATTCATGACCACACCCTGAGTGGCCCCCTGTACGCCCATCGGCCGGCCGGAATCCCGGTGGTTACCACGATCCACATCCGCCTGGCCCGGCAGGCCGCGGACCTGTACCGTGCCATCGGGAAGACCACCGGAATTATCGCCATTTCCCATGACCAGGTCAGCCGGTCGCCGGAGGTGCCGGTGGTGCGGGTGATCCACCACGGCATGGATGTGGCGTCCGTTCCCGTCGGCAAGGGAACGGGCGGCTACCTGTGTTTCGTCGGGCGGCTGTCCCCGGACAAGGGCATCCTCGAATCGATCCACATTGCGCGGGCGGCAGGGATCCCGCTGCGGGCCAGTGCCCGGATCCAGGGACCCGCGGAACAGGGCTATTTCGACGACGTCATCCGGCCGGCGCTCGGACCGGACGTCGAGTTCATGGGACAGCTGTCCGACGCCGAAAAATACGAGCTGGTGGGCGGCGCCATCGCCTTCCTGAATCCGATCCAGTGGCCCGAACCCTTCGGCCTCGTGATGATCGAGGCACTGGCCACCGGGACACCCGTGGTGGGAACGCCCGCGGGTGCTGCCCCGGAAATCGTGGAGCACGGCGTCACGGGATACCTGGGCGGCGTCGACCAGCTGGCGGCGTTTGCCGCCGAGGCTGGCGGCCTCAGCCGCCAGGCCTGCCGGGCCGCGGCGGAAGAGCGCTTCAGTTCGGCCCGCATGGTGGCCGACCATCTGGCCCTTTATGAGCGGATTCTCGGCGGGCAGGCGCGGTAG
- a CDS encoding DsbA family oxidoreductase, which yields MKIEIWSDVACPWCYIGKRRFETALAEFPHRDQVEVQWRSYQLDPTVPEHYDGTELDYLSKRKGLAPDQVTQMFDHVAAQAKGEGLNYRFDAVVVANSFTAHRLIHLAAAHGKQDAAKERLLSDHFEHGKDIGSREYLTSLGADLGLDSGEISELFSTDKYADDVRRDFAEARALGISGVPFFVIDRKYGLSGAQPAATFSMALEQAWQEAHPLVMVGSDRSGNVAGDAEACGPDGCPV from the coding sequence ATGAAGATTGAGATCTGGTCAGACGTTGCCTGCCCGTGGTGCTACATCGGCAAGCGCCGGTTTGAGACCGCCCTTGCCGAGTTCCCGCACCGCGACCAGGTGGAGGTGCAGTGGCGCAGCTATCAGCTGGACCCGACCGTGCCCGAGCACTACGACGGCACCGAACTCGATTACCTCAGCAAGCGCAAGGGCCTGGCCCCGGACCAGGTCACACAGATGTTCGACCATGTAGCAGCCCAGGCCAAAGGTGAGGGTCTGAACTACCGGTTCGACGCCGTCGTGGTTGCCAACAGCTTTACCGCCCACCGGCTGATCCACCTGGCCGCCGCCCACGGCAAGCAGGACGCCGCGAAGGAACGCCTGCTCAGCGACCACTTCGAACACGGCAAGGACATCGGCAGCCGCGAGTACCTGACGTCGCTCGGCGCGGACCTGGGCCTGGACTCCGGCGAAATCAGCGAGCTGTTCAGCACGGATAAATACGCCGACGACGTCCGCCGCGACTTCGCCGAGGCCCGTGCCCTGGGCATCAGCGGCGTTCCCTTCTTCGTGATCGACCGCAAGTACGGACTGTCCGGAGCGCAGCCGGCGGCTACATTCAGCATGGCGCTGGAGCAGGCGTGGCAGGAAGCGCACCCGCTGGTGATGGTGGGCTCGGACAGATCCGGCAACGTGGCGGGAGACGCCGAGGCCTGCGGCCCGGACGGCTGCCCCGTCTGA
- a CDS encoding TetR/AcrR family transcriptional regulator, giving the protein MPRISAPSNAAQRAETQRRILNAFGELLFSHGLPGLTMTDVARHAGVGRTAVYNYYADIEELLIAYALVETERFMAGLRESLSRLDNPVDRLALYVRAQVEDLSRRHLPPGPAMGAVLSPASFAKLADHVGGLSDMLQDILRDGMDQGYFPAADPLQQAQLIHGTLSSSAARGGDDSEDLEERISRTVRFIQLGAGARFDDGGRPVRLHPPAAAAG; this is encoded by the coding sequence ATGCCCCGGATTTCGGCCCCCAGCAACGCTGCACAACGCGCCGAGACCCAGCGCCGTATCCTGAACGCCTTCGGCGAGCTTCTGTTCTCCCACGGGCTGCCCGGGCTCACCATGACGGATGTGGCCCGGCACGCTGGGGTTGGCCGCACAGCCGTCTACAACTACTACGCGGACATCGAAGAGCTCCTGATCGCCTACGCCCTCGTGGAGACGGAGCGGTTCATGGCGGGGCTGCGCGAGTCGCTGTCCCGGCTCGACAACCCGGTGGACCGGCTGGCCCTGTACGTGCGGGCGCAGGTGGAGGACCTCAGCCGGCGCCACCTTCCGCCGGGTCCAGCCATGGGTGCCGTCCTTTCGCCGGCGTCGTTCGCCAAGCTGGCTGACCACGTGGGCGGGCTCAGCGACATGCTGCAGGACATTCTCCGCGACGGCATGGACCAGGGCTACTTCCCGGCGGCCGACCCGCTCCAGCAGGCGCAGCTGATCCACGGCACGCTCTCCTCCAGCGCCGCCCGCGGCGGCGACGACTCCGAGGACCTGGAGGAAAGGATTTCGCGCACGGTCCGCTTCATCCAACTGGGCGCCGGGGCACGGTTCGACGACGGCGGCCGTCCCGTACGACTGCACCCGCCGGCCGCTGCGGCCGGCTAA